CCTCAGCCTTATTTTGTTAAGTCTGGTCTCCCTTTAGATAAAAGACAAGTGTACTATATGGAAGCTCTCAGGAATGTTGATGTGAGAATACATACAATTACTGACTAGATGATGAAATCTTACCATAAAATCGTGGAAGTCACAAGACCTGGACTTtaacatgatttttaaaaaagcaatgcCTTTCACAAAAAATAGGCACAATTTTGTTTAACCATGTGCTTAAATAATTCCTAAAATACACTGACTTTAGCAGAGACAAAAGACAGTCTGTTGCATGATTACCTATTTCTTTATCCTTGAAGATAGATTTAGCCATAAGAGATGCTCCTTTGTCAGTCCGAATGTCTCCAGTTATTAAACAACTTGCATATGCAAGTTCATCAACTGGGGCCTTGGTTCAGACTCTGCTCTCACAGCTGAGTGAACATCTATTGAGGCTCAATATTTGCCCTACCTAAATGGAGCACATCTCCTATtctaataaaaaatagaaagtgTAATTCACCTCCTCTGGTGCTTTCTCTGACAAAATCTGCAGTTCTTTGTCAGTCTTTATGTACCTAGGAAATCCACCGTTTATACTGACTTAGCTAACGTGAATCTTTATGACCACAGATTGACGAGATGGGGGaattatgtatatatttttgtttgcattGTTCACAGGTGTGCCTTATAcgaatgtatttaattttatttcatattggTTGTAAAACCAGATTTTGGTGGCTCCTTCCCCTGAAATGTTGcttaatgttattttattttgttgtgtaAGAAAGGCCTGCGTATTTTACAGAGAAATGTGTGCAGAGCACGTGCACCTTAGTAATGCCTGAAGCCAAAATAATAATTCCTTATTTATCTCACAGATTGCCATTACGTCCCTTTGAGAGAATCCTTTCAACCTCTGCAGTGATTTCAAATCTAACAGCAAGGAAAAGATCTTGTTGAGAGCATTGCCATGAATCAGttgtatttctcttttcatttgaTCTTTCTCATTATTAACCAGCCACACTGAGCAGTTTTTTTTGCTACAAGTTGGTTTTCAGGTGGTGGCAAAGAGGAGGTTATACTAAAACAGCTTCTGAGAGCGTTGATTCTCTTTTATGAATTTTACAATACTGTGGGTGTATGTCAGCCCCTCAGCAGCAAACTGTGTACAGAAACAACATGGATCTTGCAATTTTATCAGGACAAAGCAAGTGAGATTTCAGCAAGGTTGGTTCCAACTCATCTGTGATAAATGAGAAGATAAGGCAATCAGTGCACACCACGACAGCTAGTTAGGCACACTTCAGAGCTACTCAGGTGTGCTCAGCCTTTCATGGGGGTGTCTCCACATAAATACATCCTTCATGGTGGCCACTAGAAGTGCAGGAGTTGCTTTTCCAAGACTTAACCCAGGTCAGATATAAATAATAGATATTAAGAGTTAGTTCTGGTGCTGAGGCTGTGTTAGAGGCTGGATATTTCAGTTGGGTCAAAagaatgcattttcttttggttgtttggtgggggttttattcccttttttcctcttttctttacATAGCTCCTCTGCTTGACAGAtgcctgcaaaatgtcatcaCAACTCTGTGCGGACCTGTTTGGGTCTTTGAGAGAGAAGGTTTCAGCCTCTCAGGAGCAGAGATTTGCGTCCAAGGAGTTCTCTTGGCCCTGCACCAACGAGTAAAGTCTGCAAAGTGTTGCAAACAGGTGAGTTGTCCCACTCTTTAAAAGTCTGCttgtctgtttttattttcaaatgttctGGTTGTGTGAAACCAGCTGTGGCACATGCTGGAGAAGCTGCGGTGCCTGTTAGGAGAAGGAAATGCTTGTCCTGGAATTGCAGAGCCCACAGTAGAGGAGTTAATCGTGTCTCTCTGGGGGTGTGGGATGTCATGTGTTGCATTTTTGCCGAGCCGGGATGCTGCTTGTGTGGAAATTCTCTAAAGCCATCAGttctcactgctgctctgcacaggcagCTTTTAGCTGTCTCAGAAGTCTTCCCACAGAACTAACTTCAATAATGATTCAGTTGAAACgtgttataaataaataaataaaagcaagtaCAGCTGGCACAGTgtcatgaaaaattaaataaatgtatcatattttaaaacatcattattttaatttctataaGTGTGCCATCAAACAAATGGACCAGACGTGCGTTATCAATTTGAAAAAGCAGTGGCAAAGAGATGCTCACTATCCTGTCTGACAGTTTGGGAGCAATTTTTTATTACTTGAATTTTAGGAAGCATAAGTGAGAAAACACTGATCTTGCTGAGCACAGCAACAGAATTTTATTGATATGTTTAGGAATGTGCACATTTTTAAGGACTAGGTG
This window of the Anomalospiza imberbis isolate Cuckoo-Finch-1a 21T00152 chromosome 6, ASM3175350v1, whole genome shotgun sequence genome carries:
- the DCDC1 gene encoding doublecortin domain-containing protein 1, with the translated sequence MVSLFPAPLLDRCLQNVITTLCGPVWVFEREGFSLSGAEICVQGVLLALHQRVKSAKCCKQLWHMLEKLRCLLGEGNACPGIAEPTVEELIVSLWGCGMSCVAFLPSRDAACVEIL